In a single window of the Podospora pseudocomata strain CBS 415.72m chromosome 2 map unlocalized CBS415.72m_2, whole genome shotgun sequence genome:
- the SEC23 gene encoding GTPase-activating protein S23 (COG:U; EggNog:ENOG503NU95): MDYEQLKESWGEVEDRDGVRLSWNVFPSTRMEASRLVVPIGALYTPLKEKPDTPLLQFEPDSQVDTRARLWICPFCLSRNPLPPHYKDITANAIPPELHPANTTIEYRLSRPAPSAPIFLYVVDTCQEEDSLAALKESLIMSLSLLPENALVGLITYGTMAQVHEIGYTECAKSYVFRGSKEYAAKQVQEMLGLTAPALRPGVPPHQQTRAFPTGPAARFLLPVAQAEFQLTKALEQLQKDPWPVASDRRNLRCTGVALSVAVGLLETSFQNAGGRIMLFAGGPATEGPGMVVGPELREPIRSHHDIDRDNIKYYKKALKFYDNLAKRTAHNGHTIDIFAGCLDQVGLLEMKGLCNSTGGHMILTDSFTSSMFKQSFIRIFEKDADDNLLMGFNAVLEVLTTKELKVTGLIGHAVSLNKKSTSVGETECGIGNTCSWKMCGIDPNASYGIYFEIAQGGPSQPQQAAQRGMIQFLTYYQHSSGQFHLRVTTIARDLSGPAGDPAIARSFDQEAAAVLMSRIAVFKAETDDGPDVLRWVDRMLIRLCSRFADYRKDDPSSFRLEKNFTLYPQFMFHLRRSQFLQVFNNSPDETAFYRHVLNHEDVSNSLIMIQPTLDSYTFDQEGGQPVLLDSTSIQPTHILLLDTFFHILIFHGETIAEWRKAGYQDQEGYENFAALLEAPKEDARDLITDRFPLPRFIVCDHGGSQARFLLSKLNPSTTHTSGAGAYGGVGAQSAQTIFTDDVSLQTFMEHLMKLAVSGTN; the protein is encoded by the exons ATGGATTATGAACAACTGAAGGAGTCGTggggtgaggtggaggatcGCGATGGAGTTCGGCTGAGTTGGAATGTGTTCCCAAGCACTCGCATG GAGGCTTCGAGATTGGTCGTCCCCATCGGTGCTCTGTATACCCCTCTGAAGGAGAAGCCCGACACACCTTTGCTGCAGTTTGAGCCT GACAGCCAGGTCGACACCCGCGCCCGCCTTTGGATCTGCCCCTTTTGCCTTTCCAgaaaccccctcccgccgcaTTACAAGGATATCACGGCCAATGCCATCCCACCTGAGCTTCATCCCGCCAACACAACTATCGAGTATAGACTTTCACGACCAGCCCCGAGCGCTCCGATTTTCCTTTATGTCGTCGATACGTgccaggaggaggacagcTTGGCTGCTCTCAAGGAGTCCCTGATCATGAGTCTGAGCCTTCTCCCTGAGAATGCTCTTGTTGGTTTGATCACATATGGAACGATGGCCCAGGTTCACGAGATTGGATACACCGAGTGCGCAAAGTCTTACGTTTTCCGCGGCAGCAAGGAGTATGCTGCTAAGCAGGTGCAGGAGATGCTCGGCCTCACCGCCCCTGCCCTTCGCCCTGGCGTgcctcctcaccagcagACCAGAGCTTTCCCAACCGGTCCCGCCGcccgcttcctcctccctgtcGCCCAGGCCGAATTTCAGTTGACAAAGGCGCTCGAGCAGTTGCAGAAGGACCCATGGCCTGTTGCCAGCGATCGCAGAAACTTGCGCTGCACTGGTGTTGCTCTCTCTGTGGCTGTCGGTCTGCTCGAGACCTCTTTCCAGAATGCTGGCGGCCGTATCATGCTGTTCGCTGGTGGTCCGGCCACGGAGGGCCCCGGAATGGTGGTTGGCCCTGAGCTGAGAGAGCCTATTCGGTCGCATCACGACATTGACCGTGACAACATCAAGTACTACAAGAAGGCGCTGAAGTTCTACGACAACCTTGCTAAGAGGACAGCTCACAACGGCCACACTATCGATATTTTTGCTGGTTGTCTTGATCAGGTTGGTTTGCTGGAGATGAAGGGGCTTTGCAACTCGACCGGCGGGCACATGATCTTGACCGATAGTTTCACATCGTCCATGTTCAAGCAATCCTTCATCCGAATCTTCGAAAAGGACGCCGACGATAACCTCCTGATGGGCTTCAACGCGGTTCTCGAAGTTTTGACTACAAAGGAGCTCAAGGTCACTGGTCTCATTGGCCACGCTGTGTCTCTGAACAAGAAGTCGACTTCGGTGGGTGAGACTGAGTGCGGTATTGGCAATACTTGCTCGTGGAAAATGTGCGGCATTGACCCCAATGCCAGTTACGGAATCTACTTTGAGATTGCTCAGGGCGGCCCCtcgcaaccccaacaagcGGCTCAAAGGGGTATGATTCAGTTCCTCACATACTACCAGCACTCGTCTGGTCAGTTCCACCTCCgtgtcaccaccatcgcccgCGACCTTAGCGGTCCAGCCGGTGATCCGGCGATTGCCCGGTCGTTTGATCAGGAGGCCGCCGCTGTGCTGATGTCCCGTATTGCGGTTTTCAAGGCGGAAACCGATGATGGACCGGATGTCCTCCGCTGGGTCGACAGGATGCTTATCAGACTGTGCTCGCGCTTTGCCGACTATCGCAAGGACGACCCTTCGTCTTTCCGCCTCGAGAAGAACTTCACGCTTTACCCACAGTTCATGTTCCACTTGAGGAGAAGTCAGTTCTTGCAAGTGTTCAACAACTCGCCTGATGAGACAGCTTTCTATCGCCATGTTCTTAACCATGAGGACGTTAGCAACTCCCTCATCATGATTCAACCCACACTCGATTCATACACTTTCGACCAGGAGGGCGGTCAACCAGTGCTTCTGGACTCGACCTCTATCCAGCCAACAcacattctcctcctcgataCGTTCTTCCACATTCTCATCTTCCACGGTGAAACCATTGCAGAATGGAGAAAGGCGGGTTATCAGGACCAGGAGGGCTACGAGAATTTTGCCGCTCTCCTGGAGGCTCCCAAGGAGGACGCCAGG GACCTCATCACGGATCGtttccctctcccacgtTTCATTGTTTGCGACCACGGCGGCTCCCAGGCTcgtttcctcctctccaagctcaaTCCCTCCACCACTCACACATCAGGAGCTGGAGCGTACGGCGGTGTCGGAGCCCAGAGCGCGCAGACCATCTTCACGGACGATGTGTCTCTCCAAACCTTTATGGAGCACTTGATGAAGCTGGCGGTGAGCGGGACAAACTAG
- the RPL12 gene encoding 60S ribosomal protein L12 (EggNog:ENOG503NU9E; BUSCO:EOG092651LN; COG:J) — translation MPPKVDPNEIKVITLRATGGEVGASSALAPKIGPLGLSPKKVGEDIAKATGDWKGLRVTVKLTIQNRQAAVSVVPTASSLIIRALKEPPRDRKKEKNIKHNKSITLDEVIEIARTMKFKSFSKSLEGCVKEILGTAFSVGCQVDGKSPKAISDAIANGEIDIPEE, via the exons ATGC CTCCCAAGGTCGACCCCAACGAGATCAAGGTGAT CACCCTCCGTGCCACCGGTGGTGAGGTCGGTGCCTCTTCGGCTCTTGCCCCCAAGATCGGTCCTCTTGGTCTTTCGCCCAAGAAGGTCGGTGAAGATATCGCGAAGGCTACTGGCGACTGG AAGGGTCTCCGTGTGACCGTCAAGCTCACCATCCAGAACCGTCAAGCCGCCGTTTCCGTCGTCCCTACCGCCTCttccctcatcatccgcGCCCTCAAGGAGCCCCCCCGTGAccgcaagaaggagaagaacatCAAGCACAACAAGTCCATCACCCTCGATGAGGTTATCGAGATTGCGAGGACGATGAAGTTCAAGTCCTTCTCCAAGTCCCTCGAGGGCTGCGTTAAGGAGATCCTCGGCACTGCTTTCAGCGTTGGCTGCCAGGTTGACGGCAAGAGCCCCAAGGCCATCAGCGACGCTATCGCCAACGGCGAGATTGACA TTCCTGAGGAATAA